AGGCCGCGGGGGGTTAGCCACTCGGCGGGGGCCGGGAAGGCCAGCACGGAGACGGCCATCCCCCGCTCCGCCCGGGGATTGTTGATCGGCCGTGCCGTCTCCGTCTCGAGGACGCAGATGAGGTCCGGCGCGGTGACGTCGACCTCCTCGTCCCGCCAACCGATGATGTTCTCGTTCTTATACCAGATGCGATAGGCACTGCCGGCGCAGTCACCGGTGCCGTCGAGGCGCATCTCGCCGTAGAGGAATCCCTCGCGGTCCTCCCATTGCGGGTCGGCGGCCAGGGTTCCGGTGAAGACCCGGTAGCCGCGACCGGCGGCGAGGATGGCCGGAAACGGGTCCTGTCCAGCTTCCTGGGCCAGGCGCTTGGCCCGACCGACGCTCTCGGCGTAGGTCAGGGCGCCCTTGATAACCGCTCCCCGCTTGAGGTCCCTGGCCCGGGTCGGGTGGTCGACCGTGGCGACCATCCCGCCGCTCACCACGGCGACCGACCGGACCAGGTCCTCGGCCCGGAAGTCGTCGACCACTTTCCCGAGGACCATCGTCTCTCCGAAGCGGGTGGCCAGGGCCAGCGGGTCGATGGGCAGGCCGCCGACGTAGTAGGTGGAGAACTGCAGATCGGGCACGGCCCGTCCGGCCGCGTCGGCGTCGACGGCGGGGATCCCGGCCCGGGCGGCGACGGCCAGGGCCACCGCCGTGTTCAGCCCGCCGTACTCGATGGAGACAGTGGCCGCCACCTTCTCTCCGAGATGCCGCTCCAAGGCCCGCAAGGCGAGATAGGCCTCGGGCTCGGGGGTCCGCGGAAGTCTGGCGAAGCGGGCTTCCCGCTCCGGCGGCACCGGGGCGGTCGAACCTGTGAAATAGGGTGAGCAGGTCAAGACGCCGTCGTCCAGTTCGTCGAGGCCGATGAGGCGGAACTTGTGGCCTGCGTCGAATTCGGCCTTCACCAAGGCCAAACCCCAGGCCGGGTCACCACCGCCGCCGGTGCCCAGGATGGTACACCCCTGGAGGATGTCCTGGATCGCCTGATAACTCAG
This DNA window, taken from Bacillota bacterium, encodes the following:
- a CDS encoding DUF917 domain-containing protein, which codes for MRELSYQAIQDILQGCTILGTGGGGDPAWGLALVKAEFDAGHKFRLIGLDELDDGVLTCSPYFTGSTAPVPPEREARFARLPRTPEPEAYLALRALERHLGEKVAATVSIEYGGLNTAVALAVAARAGIPAVDADAAGRAVPDLQFSTYYVGGLPIDPLALATRFGETMVLGKVVDDFRAEDLVRSVAVVSGGMVATVDHPTRARDLKRGAVIKGALTYAESVGRAKRLAQEAGQDPFPAILAAGRGYRVFTGTLAADPQWEDREGFLYGEMRLDGTGDCAGSAYRIWYKNENIIGWRDEEVDVTAPDLICVLETETARPINNPRAERGMAVSVLAFPAPAEWLTPRGLDILVPRFFGFDYDWRPVQEKYGRQGGKP